The window AAATCATAAAGTTTCATTCAAGATAAACTCCTCAATATCAATCTCTGCATCTCTAAGAGCTCCTTTTAGGGTAGATCTATCAACTTCGCCATGAAATGGGAAAACTATTTTCCTACCATCCGGGTGCTTCATTTTTAAATGGCTGCCTTTTCGATTAATTTCATTAAATTCCATCCGTTTTAAAGCTGCCAAAACCTCTCGTCCTGATAATATCGGGAGTTTCTCATGTCGCCACTTCATAAACTTTATGCTTGCTGTCTTCTGTTAACTCCTCGTCAGGTTCTAAATATAATTCTATTGCTTCCCGAATATTCTGCAATGCCTCCTCTTCTGTCCTTCCCTGACTTCAACAGCTTTTTAACGATGGACAACATGCTACAAAGTAACCATCTTCTCCTTGCTCCAGTATAACTTTAATTTTCATATCTTTTATACTCCTCGTTGAGTTTTATTAATCTATCATATTTATCGAGTAGTCATGGCAATAGTCGTTGATTCTAATTCCTACCGCAGTTACTTTGATTTGGTATTCTGCCATCCAAAATTATCTCCAAATAACTGAAATTCACAACAATGACACGTCTCTTTGCCGTACTAAAACATTTATGAAATGTAGGGACACTTCCCATATTTATCCACCAGATCAAGCAAGAAATATGGGAAGTGTCCCCTAATTGCCCAAGCAAAGCGAAACCCAACATCAACCTTTTATAGAATGATAGTCTTTGCCTCTATGTTCAATCTCGTAAATCTTTATATGTTTTGCATCGTCATAAACCCAGTAAATTACACGATAATCCCCAACCCTGACTTTGCAAAGTCCGCGTAAATCATCAGGTAGAGATTTGAGGGGATGATGGATTACTTTGTTGGCGTTTTCAGCAAGCCAGTCAATCTTTTGGGCAATCCTTTTTTGTACAGGTTTATCTAATTTTCTAAAAGTGTCCTCGGCATCGGGTAAAAACGTTATTTTATACATAGTTCTTCCCAGAGGGATTGCCAGTCTTTTCCTTTTCCCAGCATATCATCCTGTCTTGCTTTGCGCATTTTTTTTATAAACTCAGGATTTTGTGATAGAAGCCAGTCTTCAAGGTCTTCTTTTGTATCAGCGGTTTCAAAAACACTCAGTGGAAATGTAACTGTCTGCTTTTTTGATTTTTTCCTGGTTAATGCCATGCAATTTTTCCTTTCTTTTTCTTTATACACCTTCAGAATTAAAACCATATGCAATCAGAATTCCACCGTCCGAAATCCTGACACAGCGAAAGCTTAACCATCTTTCAACACAGAATCAATAATCAATAATTAAGTATGGTGTCCCCAGAATTACCCCTAAGTCTATTCCAAAGTTGATCATATTACTCATAATGACGAGTTTTCCTTTCTTGATTTTACTACAACTATGCCTTTTTGAACAACATTTGTAGTTTCACCGAATTCATTTCGTAGAAAAGCACGTATTATTGGTTTAATTACTTCAACGACAACCAAATCATCAGTAAGTGACC of the Candidatus Brocadiaceae bacterium genome contains:
- a CDS encoding type II toxin-antitoxin system HicA family toxin, which produces MAALKRMEFNEINRKGSHLKMKHPDGRKIVFPFHGEVDRSTLKGALRDAEIDIEEFILNETL
- a CDS encoding type II toxin-antitoxin system RelE/ParE family toxin → MYKITFLPDAEDTFRKLDKPVQKRIAQKIDWLAENANKVIHHPLKSLPDDLRGLCKVRVGDYRVIYWVYDDAKHIKIYEIEHRGKDYHSIKG